The window CCTGGACGAAGTGGGTGCCTTTGTCGACAGCCCCATCAGCTTTTATCACTTTGTGGAACCCGATCAGAAGACCCTTTCGCTTCAGCAGTGGTCGACCCGGACCCTGAAGGATTTCTGCCGGGCGGAAGGCAAAGGGACACATTACAGCATCGACCGGGCCGGTGTCTGGGTGGACTGCGTTCACCAGAGAAAACCGGTGATTCATAATGATTATGCATCCCTTCCTCACAAAAAGGGACTGCCCGAGGGGCATGCCCAGGTGGTGCGCGAGCTGGTGGTACCCGTGATGCGGGGAGGGGAGCTGGTGGCCATCTTAGGGGTAGGCAACAAACCGACCGACTACACGCAGAACGATGAGGAGAACGTCTCCTATCTGGCCGACGTGACATGGGAAATCGTCCGTCATAAACGGGCCGAGGAGGCCCTGCATCAGAGCGAACAGCGGTTCCGACGACTTTACGAGGAGTCTGCATCCCCCTACCAATCCCTGGACGAAGAGGGCCATATCATCGAGGTCAATACCGCGTGGCTGGAAGAGCTTGGATACAGGCGGGAAGAGGTAATCGGCCGATGGTTCGGTGACTTTTTAGCCGGTGACGGCCCCACGCTTTTCTCCAATAGTTTCATCGAGTTTAAGAGGCAAGGTCATGTCAGTGGTCTCGAGTTCGAGATGAAGCGCAAGGATGGAGAAATCATCGCAACACTCTTCGGAGGCAGGGTCGGCCATGATGAAATGGGTCGGTTCCTGCAAACCCATTGTGTGTTTGCAAACATCACTGAGCGCAAGCGGGCCGAGGAAGCGCACCGGCAATTGCAGGACCAGCTGGTTCAGGCCCAGAAGATGGAATCGGTGGGAAGGCTGGCAGGGGGTGTGGCCCACGATTTCAATAACATGTTAGCGGTGATCCTGGGGCGGACCGAGATGATGCTCATGAAGATGAACCCCGGGGATCCGCTGTATTCAAATCTCGAGCAGATCCAGAAGGTGGCCAACCGTTCGGCGGATCTGACCCGTCAGCTTCTGGCCTTTGCCCGAAAGCAGACCATCGCGCCCAAGCTGCTGGACTTGAATGAAACCGTGGAAGGGATGCTCAAGATGCTGAGGAGGCTCATCGGGGAAGATATTGACCTGTCGTGGCAGCCCGGCACGGGTCTCTGGCCAATGAAAATGGACCCTGCCCAGGTGGATCAGATCCTGGCCAACCTCTGCATCAATGCCAGGGACGCCATTTCCAAGACGGGGAAGCTCATCATCGAGACACGAAATGTGGTTTTGGACGAATCCTATTGCAGCAAACATGCGGGATTTGTTATCGGTGAGTACGTGATGCTGGCTGTAAGCGACACGGGTTGCGGCATGAAAAGGGAAACGCTTGAGAATATCTTCGACCCGTTTTTCACCACCAAGGAAGTGGGTAAAGGGACGGGGTTGGGGCTTTCCACCGTGTACGGCATTGTGAAGCAGAACGCCGGATTCATCAATGTCTACAGCGAGCCTGAAAAAGGGACCACCTTCAGGATTTATCTCCCCCGGCACAAAGGTGAGGCTGAAAGCGAACCCCGGGATAGCCTGGAGAAACTCCCGATGGGAAGCGGGGAGACGGTTCTTCTGGTGGAAGATGACGCGGAGATCCTGGACATCGGCAAGGCGATGCTCGAAAGCCTGGGCTACTCGGTGCATGCAGCCAACAGCCCCGATGACGCCCTGGGTGTGGCCCGCAGGCATCCCGGCAGGATCCATCTGCTCATGACCGATGTGGTAATGCCGCAGATGAGCGGGAAGGACCTGGCCGTGCGCCTCACCGAAAAACGGCCGGGAACCAAGACCCTGTTCATGTCCGGCTACACGGCCGACGTCATTGCCCACCATGGGGTGCTGGACAAAGGCATCCGGTTTATTCAGAAGCCTTTTTCCATGCACGACCTGGCGGTCCGGGTCAGGGAGGCTTTGGGGATCGAAGGTTGAATACCGTCCTGAGAAGATTCATAGGCCCAACTGGAAACTGGATATCCCTCGGAACTGGATGCTCCCCTCGTTCCCATGCCCTGCGTGGGAATGCATGTGCGGAACGCAAATAAAACCCATGATCTCGCACTTCGTCCCCCGAAATCTCCTTTTCGTCGCAATCCTGTTGCAGCATTAAAAAATTTGTTGAGAATTGCATAAAACGGATGCAGACAGGAGAGTTACAACCCGCAACACGTTTCAAAGGAGGGATCATCATGTTGGCTCAGCAGATATCGCGTCGTTCCTTTTTGTCCATCACTGCCATGGCAGGGGCGGCAATGGCCCTTGACTGGAACAGAATGGAGGCCCTTGCCTCGGGAATGGGGCCGAAGGAGGACTATCCCACCGTGGTCATCGGCGCCGGCCTGGGAGGGCTTTGCTGCGCAGCCTATCTGGCAAAACAGGGGATTCCCGTGACCGTGATCGAAAAGCACGACATCCCCGGAGGATACGCCACTGCATTTGACCGTGCAGGGGGGAAGTTCTCTTTCGAGGTGTCGCTGGAAGGGACCGCCATCAAAGGGGGCGCCGCCGGACAGATGCTCCGGAATCTCGGCATTATGGACAAGCTCGATTTTGTAGCGCTTCCCGAGGCCTTTCGGACCGGAGTCGGGGATAAAGAAATCCTGTTCCCTCAGGCCGATCCCGAGGCCTTTATTGAGGAGATGGGTAAGCACTTTCCTCAAGAGGCGAGCGGCATTCGCGGCTTTATTCAGGGGGTTCTCGACATTTGCGGGGAAACCCATGCCTATGGGCCTAAATCGAAATTCCTGAAGACCCTCCTTAAGCCCATCTTTCCACTCCAGTATCCAAAGATGTGGGCAGTCCGCAACAAGACCCTGGCGGATCTGCTGGATGCATATGTGAAGGACCCTGGGGCAAGGGAGGTCCTCTCGGCCATGTGGCCCTATTACGGTCTGCCCCCTTCAAAGCTCTCAGGATTCTATTACGCCGTTGCCACCGGCGGATACCTGAAAAACGGCTCTTATTACATCAAGGAGAGGTCCCAGAACTTAAGCGATCTTCTGACAGAGGCCATAGAACGTTCAGGAGGAAAGGTTTGCTGCGAGACCGAGGCAAAGGAGATTCTTATTGATCAGGGCGCGGTCAAGGGGGTCCGGACAGTTGCGGGAGACGTCCTCCCGGCACGGGCCGTGGTGAGCAATGCCAGTGCATTGACCACATTTCAAGACATGCTCCCCTCGAATGCGGTGTCTGAGGAGTACCATAAGAAGCTCCTGTCCTACCGGCCCAGCATCTCCTGCTTTATTGTCTGGCTGGGACTGAACCGCGAGCTGCGGGGGACCGTGCCATGGTACGCTACAGGGGTAGGGTCGGGGCAAGGGGCTGAGGCCGATTATCTCTCCTGCGTCAAGGGAGAAGTGGAGACATGCAGCTTCGGCGTGACCCTCTACGACACCCTCTACAAAGGCTACTCCAGCCCCGGGACCTCCACCCTGAAGATCATCTGTCTTTCCGGTTATGACCCCTGGAGAAAATTCGAAACGGATTACAGGGCGGGGAACAAAGGGGCATACCAAACCGAAAAGGACCGGTGGACCGACATATTGATCCGGCGCACCGAGGAACACCTGATTCCGGGGCTTGGTTCCATGATCGAGGTGAAAGAGGCCGGGACCCCGCTTACGTGCTGGCGATACACCGGAAATACGGAGGGGGCCATCTACGGATTCGAGCAGTCCATGGACAATGCCTTCATGAACCGGATCGACAACCGAACACCTGTGAAAGGCCTTTACCTGGCCAGCGCCTGGGGAAACCCTGGCGGCGGATACGGGGGTGTTCTCAGGGCCGGCGAGATGACCTTCCAACAGATCATGGAAGACTGGAGCTGAAAAAACGCCTGCACTGGCAATTGGTTGATTGATCCATTCCGGTCCGGGTGATAGAAAAGGGCTTATGGAATTCCGACTCGACAAAAAGAGGCTCCTCAACTCCCTCGCC is drawn from Deltaproteobacteria bacterium and contains these coding sequences:
- a CDS encoding NAD(P)/FAD-dependent oxidoreductase, coding for MLAQQISRRSFLSITAMAGAAMALDWNRMEALASGMGPKEDYPTVVIGAGLGGLCCAAYLAKQGIPVTVIEKHDIPGGYATAFDRAGGKFSFEVSLEGTAIKGGAAGQMLRNLGIMDKLDFVALPEAFRTGVGDKEILFPQADPEAFIEEMGKHFPQEASGIRGFIQGVLDICGETHAYGPKSKFLKTLLKPIFPLQYPKMWAVRNKTLADLLDAYVKDPGAREVLSAMWPYYGLPPSKLSGFYYAVATGGYLKNGSYYIKERSQNLSDLLTEAIERSGGKVCCETEAKEILIDQGAVKGVRTVAGDVLPARAVVSNASALTTFQDMLPSNAVSEEYHKKLLSYRPSISCFIVWLGLNRELRGTVPWYATGVGSGQGAEADYLSCVKGEVETCSFGVTLYDTLYKGYSSPGTSTLKIICLSGYDPWRKFETDYRAGNKGAYQTEKDRWTDILIRRTEEHLIPGLGSMIEVKEAGTPLTCWRYTGNTEGAIYGFEQSMDNAFMNRIDNRTPVKGLYLASAWGNPGGGYGGVLRAGEMTFQQIMEDWS
- a CDS encoding PAS domain S-box protein codes for the protein MTDRFRETAFPLWMKCGLAAIILLLISGGVWFFMDQQTQQQQEMEMNLTAIARLKADQIAAWREDQRVDAELLVQNPSLIEAVTRFRADPEGDSAQRLLAVLRQIQKEHDYADLLLLDPEGMMRLCVKANTHDHSDYASALSTALRNGMPVFTDLRTGVNNSTPHISVITPIFGDKHRTGNPIGGLVLICDATQFLYPLIQFWPRPRRSAETLLVRRDGDEVLYLNELRHKKGTALKLRIPLSQSDLPAAMAVQGNEGIVKGTDYRGIEVVAAILPIPDSSWFMLAKVDAAEIYAEWRFRSLMILGLMLGVLLLLSAVGLILWQRNLKAHYRDLYRSEALLRASMEKEAVTLKAIGDALIATDATGRVELMNPVAETLTGWNQKEARGKTLSEVFHIINEETRHPVADPVAQVLKEGRVVGLANHTLLLARDGREIPIADSGAPIRDDTGQVVGVVLVFRDQSEERLNRRLAETRLSLIGYALDHTLDDLLTRALDEVGAFVDSPISFYHFVEPDQKTLSLQQWSTRTLKDFCRAEGKGTHYSIDRAGVWVDCVHQRKPVIHNDYASLPHKKGLPEGHAQVVRELVVPVMRGGELVAILGVGNKPTDYTQNDEENVSYLADVTWEIVRHKRAEEALHQSEQRFRRLYEESASPYQSLDEEGHIIEVNTAWLEELGYRREEVIGRWFGDFLAGDGPTLFSNSFIEFKRQGHVSGLEFEMKRKDGEIIATLFGGRVGHDEMGRFLQTHCVFANITERKRAEEAHRQLQDQLVQAQKMESVGRLAGGVAHDFNNMLAVILGRTEMMLMKMNPGDPLYSNLEQIQKVANRSADLTRQLLAFARKQTIAPKLLDLNETVEGMLKMLRRLIGEDIDLSWQPGTGLWPMKMDPAQVDQILANLCINARDAISKTGKLIIETRNVVLDESYCSKHAGFVIGEYVMLAVSDTGCGMKRETLENIFDPFFTTKEVGKGTGLGLSTVYGIVKQNAGFINVYSEPEKGTTFRIYLPRHKGEAESEPRDSLEKLPMGSGETVLLVEDDAEILDIGKAMLESLGYSVHAANSPDDALGVARRHPGRIHLLMTDVVMPQMSGKDLAVRLTEKRPGTKTLFMSGYTADVIAHHGVLDKGIRFIQKPFSMHDLAVRVREALGIEG